A single region of the Halalkalicoccus subterraneus genome encodes:
- a CDS encoding DUF7853 family protein, protein MSSSSEKKQPLSLRRDEQWTLHHVLLHRLEQGFSDPNSAPPPADVFWSFTTLDSGEVSFTDAELRAIESVLAEYHHSTGWWASERSRLESLLHRVPSVRDTSCRSQGMVLDGRLVAVDYEMVYHEEWMFDPLCWRWSKFLRRDTPYTAATNLEISERDHSGRVSSRHRRLVEEMHYSTILSRRSIKNLGRKPKRRARH, encoded by the coding sequence CGACGAGACGAGCAGTGGACGCTCCATCACGTATTGCTTCATCGGCTTGAACAAGGTTTCTCCGATCCAAATAGTGCGCCTCCACCCGCTGATGTATTTTGGTCGTTCACTACGCTTGACTCCGGGGAGGTGTCGTTTACTGACGCCGAACTCAGAGCGATAGAGTCTGTTCTTGCAGAGTATCACCATTCTACAGGCTGGTGGGCCAGTGAGCGGTCCCGCCTCGAATCACTCCTTCACCGCGTCCCATCTGTCCGTGATACGAGCTGTCGATCCCAGGGGATGGTTCTTGATGGTCGCCTTGTCGCCGTCGATTATGAAATGGTGTATCACGAAGAGTGGATGTTTGACCCGTTGTGCTGGCGCTGGTCGAAGTTTCTCCGCCGGGATACTCCCTATACTGCTGCGACCAATCTCGAAATCAGTGAGCGCGATCATTCCGGTAGGGTATCTTCACGTCACCGAAGATTGGTTGAGGAGATGCACTACTCAACAATACTGTCGCGTAGATCGATTAAAAATCTGGGACGGAAACCAAAGCGGAGAGCTCGTCATTAG
- a CDS encoding HTH domain-containing protein encodes MTATVPRAVVRLRTLVPKGISPVQSDVIDQLQEFKTEGIIADLDIDTWGSSMGMSISNDRDPTETQKLLSEFEQWEETHNCTLGPAFGRSDTKSSDDGNTENGTYTTLPLLCLVIYNDTTTQAIYPHRTSEEVHTVHDGLAALEAKKPAGEQIEVASSEKPTATGTYSH; translated from the coding sequence ATGACCGCTACTGTGCCTCGTGCCGTCGTACGGCTGCGAACACTCGTTCCTAAAGGAATCAGTCCAGTCCAATCCGACGTTATCGACCAGCTTCAAGAGTTCAAGACGGAAGGAATAATCGCTGACCTTGATATCGACACGTGGGGATCGTCGATGGGAATGTCCATTTCGAACGATCGAGATCCCACCGAGACACAGAAACTACTCTCCGAGTTCGAACAATGGGAAGAAACCCATAATTGTACCCTTGGTCCCGCTTTTGGGCGCTCTGACACCAAATCAAGTGATGATGGCAACACCGAAAATGGCACCTACACCACACTACCGCTACTCTGTCTGGTGATCTATAACGATACAACGACCCAGGCGATCTATCCGCATAGGACTAGCGAAGAAGTTCATACGGTCCACGATGGACTTGCTGCGCTCGAAGCAAAAAAACCAGCTGGAGAGCAGATAGAGGTCGCATCAAGCGAGAAGCCAACGGCAACGGGTACATACTCGCATTGA
- a CDS encoding helix-turn-helix domain-containing protein — MYVYLSNSEPATIDELHAALDLEKLTLYPVLNTLIAADLVTQSEGRYSCQNHSISEITS, encoded by the coding sequence GTGTACGTGTACTTATCAAACAGTGAGCCGGCAACGATCGACGAACTCCACGCAGCGCTTGACTTGGAGAAGCTGACGCTGTACCCAGTCTTGAATACCCTCATCGCCGCGGATCTCGTCACCCAGTCCGAGGGCAGATACAGCTGTCAGAACCACTCGATAAGCGAGATAACATCATGA